The DNA segment ggttcgttctcagtggggtgcatggtgagttgagcgcggatgccacagtggatggcgtgaagcctccacgcgctatgtctccgtggcaacacgctcaacaagctacatgataagatgcacgggttgacggtctcagacgcggaggcaactgggattcgtcctccgccacccggattgaggcaaatcactacgccaccgtgaggacttagagcgcattgggaattgggcattccaaattgggtgaaaaagggaaaaaaataaataaataaaatatcaatatcatgaatttttgactCAAGAATATcgagaagttttctcagggttacgcCACGTTACATTCACgtcatgacctgaacaaaatgtgccttttcataaaaatgtcaaaatatcagatttgtttttataaacttcacacacagtcattagggtctaaaggggtcttctctattttcttttatttttatttatttttttgtaaaacataAAATGGCAACCTACTGTACTGAcataagtttttcaaatattaattatattttaaattacaccacatgacatattttactTAAGGCAcaagaaaaaatatcaaatcGTCAtgttcaagtaattgttttgtgaattgcatttgtcttttttaagtttaaaagatGTGGACAAATAAATGAGCGTTGTGTCATTGACCCTTAaagcattttattatatttaagttcctaataaagttaccaGACAACAGCAACTTTGGCAAATTTTATTCACTCACCATTGGCAATTTTTACTTGCTTGGTGTGTGTTTATTATGGGCCCCaatgtatagattttttttttttatcagaatttttgtacagatcattttactgacatAGCTAAGAAAATGCAAAGCACAACCGGAGTATGTGCACACAACTAGAGAACATTATGTTTCCATGCATACGCTGCAAATGCTCAGAACAGCAAAGAATAGTGCAAAGTGCTTTACACACAAAGCCAGAACAAGTAGCCACAATTATGTTCagcttttaaacaaaataaagggaAACATGCAAGGAAAAGTCCAGAAGTGCAGGTTGCCTGATTTGTAAACTGATTCGTATTCTTTTATACCAATTGGCAGAGCTTCTTGCATTGTAATTATTACAAAAATGATTATAGAAAACATATTTCAGATGCATTGGTTTAATGTGGTTCTTGTTTTAAAGGGCAGCATCACACTGACCCAATGCTGGCGGTGCTCTATTGTGTGTCTAAAACAAAGCGAGCAGGGCAAACGCCAGAAAACAAGGTCCTTTTCTCGCAGCTCAAAATAACAAACTCATTTTGTTTTGATGAAGGATATCAGATTACTCTGTTTGgagaagcatttgttttatttttaatatcttgAGCCACAATAGATGCAATATGGAACCAGACATTTAATTAGTTTGGGGTAAAGTTGTCATAataaacacacaatttgtttttcattgtcaGCTAAATTATAATCTAGGGCGGTACTATAAAATCACAGATATGGGGGTACACGTCCTGTTGGTGGTGGTTTATCAATTCCCAGTTGATAATACATTTCCACTTTCTAATATTTCTTTCACCATGAAAGCTAACACCAAACTGCTTACACTATTGATGTTCTCATGTGCattaaagatgctaaaatgttACTATGGTTATCGCCATGTCAACCACTGCAATTTCAGGAGTGACTCCTGTattacgcacacacacagaacaagacTTTAGGGTAATTACTCTTGCATTAAATGTAGTTGTCATCAGATAGAATCGTAACATTTTTTGCAAAGTGTACATGGCCTTTGTGATTTGTTAAAGTACGAGAATTGTACCTGTAGATACTGTGGTGAAGGTGGTGCATACACACAGCTGTTCATGATATATGTCCGACAGTTGAGATCCAGGCCACTGGAAGAGACGGACACCTCTGTTGGACTATATGTGCCCATCATAACGTTTTCCTGACTGCCAACACAGAGCAACATTCATCAGATATGTACACCTCCTTCCAAGACTTTCCACAACTGTCAATCATGTGTGAGCAACTTTTTTGCATAATGATCtctcataatgtgtgtgtgtgtgtgtgtatgtgtcctgTCTAAAAGCTCCTACCTGTCCAAAGACTCAAGGTCAGACATATTCATCCTCCACACCACCCCCCACACCTCATCACCTGGACTGTGCTCAATGGTTGCAACACCTCCATGCCAGCGCAGACTCAAAAGGCCTTTGTGGTTCCCGAACACCAGTTTATAGTCCtataatgtataatgtttttttattttttattatgatggattttaatttattttagttatttatattGTCTTATTTATGATCGGATATAAATGTCAAGTCAGTGTGAATGTGTACGCACCATGAGTCCAAGACAAATTACCCTTTGGTGACTAAAGTGTATTTCCTCTATAGAAGTGCAGGAGTTacagatgggtggatggatgagtAGATGGgtgggtagatggatggatggatggatggatggatggatagatggatgggacgatagatggatggatgaatggatagaacaatggatggatgtatggatgaatggatagaacaatggatggatggatggatagatggatgggacgatggatggatggatgaatggatagaacAATGGGtgggcagatggatggatgaatagaatGATGGGTGGATGGTTGGATAGATTGGtatatggatggatagatggataggtGAGTGGATGGATAGATCgttggatggatgatggatggatagaacgaTGGATAGATAGATCAGTGTATGGATGGATATAATGGTGGGTGGATGGCTGGATTGATCGATGGGTGGAtggtggttggatggatggatagatggtggATAGATAGAACAGTGGGTGGATCGATGAATGATGATGGATAGGggggtagatggatggatggatagataggtaAGTAGGTGGGAGGGTGGATGGATTGATAGATTGGTGTATGGATGGTTCGGTAAGTGGGTGGGAGggtggatgcatggatggatagataggtgggtgggtggatggtcggatggatagaatgatggatggatggatggatagaacagtgggtggatggatggatggatagaacggtgggtggatggatagatTAGTGTATGGATGGATAGGTGGGTGGATGATTTTTAgaatgatgaaagaaagaaagaaagagagcgagagagagaaaaaaatatcatACCTTGAGTCTAGCCACACAGTAAATAGTCGCTGATGGATTCTTTAGCTGCAGTCGCTCTTTTAGCAGGTTACTGCCGTAAGCGAAGTACAGGAAGGTGGATCCGTTCTCCTGATCTGTTCTGTTCTTCATGTCTGAGGCTTCAGTGGGCAGAGGGACTAGGAGGATGAGGATGAGGATGAGGATGAGAAGAGGAGGGACAGGGTGAGGAAATGGAAGAGGGAAAAACTGCTGTGGAATGACAGTCAGCAGGCCAGCAGAGCGAATGGCCTGACCGAGATGGAAAACATCTCTTTTAGAGAGCATTCACCAACACTCAGTTCTCATGCAAATCAATTGTGCTCCACACCGGCCTGCATTCATCTGACACACTAGAACATCTGTGAGCAGGAACTTTCCAATGCCACCTGTCCCTCTAGTGGAAGTAGCAGTGACAGCCACTGGCGAACCATTTATAGCATGGTTAAATTCGCCTAAATAAAGTGATTTTACTCCGCATCATAGTGCCAGATATATCGTGGTTTTACACAGACGTTTAATGCTGTACAGAGGAATCACAATCGCTCGAATATTCTTGATTATTACGAAATTAAGATAATGCATGAGCTTTTACCTGTTTAGACCGAAGCTCCATTCTAAATCTCTTATATCTCATTTCTGGCATGCTCAGATGTAAAACTGAATGGTTTCAAATGTAAATTTCCAGCGATGACACGCTGCATATTCTAAATGACAGCTATCTAGAAACGGTAGCAGAATATATTTCAGCACGAAACAGAAAAAATTAATAGAAAAGGATTGAAACCAAGAACTGAAATGCTCAATTTAGCTTCACTGTCTGTTTCACCACCACACGCAAACAAGCTCGGGCATGACGTCACCCTTCTGGGCGGGGCCTATCTCAGGGCCCGAGAGGTGGCCCCcaagtgatatatatataaatgattaaaattCTTTATCGTATCCCAGCTTTATATGTAGtcaacaataagtaagccattcctaGACTGATTCCACTAAAAAGAGTAAACATAACATTCGCTATTATTAGACCTTAAAACAAGTGCCTCTTTTCagagacattttaatttaatttaatttttttgtaatttactcTTCCACAATCACTTTCTcacactctgtaggtccatacaatgcaagtcaatggtgaccaaaatgttgacgctccaaaaagcacataaaggcagcataaaattaatccataaagcTCCAGTTGTttcatccatgttttctgaagtgatatgataggtgtgggtgagaaaaagataaatattaaagACCTTTTATACAATAAGTCTCCAGCTTTCACCAGCCCGACCAGTAGGTGATATGCTCGAAGAAtggaaattggcaaaaaaaaaacaataaaacaataaaagtgaaagtggagatttattttaaaaaatctgtttctcacccacacttatcatatcacttctaaatacatggattaaaacgctggagtcgtctggattacttttatgctgcatttatgtgctttttggacctgcaaagttttggcacccattcacttgaattgtgttgtcctacagagctgaaatattcttctaaaaatcttaatttgtgttcagcagattaaagaaagtcatacacatctgggatggcacgagggagagaaaacgatgagagaattttaattttggggtgaactatccctttaaggaagctTTTATTGAGCAGCTGATGAGGATTTCACAAATCACTTAAACATAGATaagagtagtgtgtgtgtgtgcgtgtgagagtgtgactgtgtgtgtgtgtgtgtgtgtgtgtgtgtgtgtgtgtgtgtgtgtgtgtgtgtgtgtgtgtgtgtgtacatgtttatgctaCACTGTggggtccccacaaggatagtaaaacctgagatcacctacattgttgGACCCAACCAGcttattaaacaaacaaaacaatgttttttttgaaaatgtaaaaaggtttctgtgaggtttaggggatagaaattatcgttagatctgtttCAAATccttaaaatgcatggaagtctatggagagtccccacaataatataaaacgtgtgtgtgtgtgtgtgtgtgtgtgtgtgtgtgtgtgtgtgtgtgtgtgtgtgtgtgtgtgtgtgtgcgtgcgtgcgtgcgtgagtgagtgagtgagtgagtgagtgagtgtgtgtgagtgagtgtgtgagtgagtgagtgtgtgtgtgtgagagtgtgtgtgtgtgtgtgtgtatgtgtgtgtgtgtgtgtgtgtgtgtgtttgtttatagctTTTATCCGTTGGGTCATTCCTGTTCTGCAGTACCTTTTGAACTCTGTACCTTATAAAATCAGTAAACTTGTGTTGCCATTTAAGTGAGTACTTCTATAAAAGGGTCAACCAGATTTCAAACACTTCAACTTTATTAATTATATCTATATTATTTACACAGGAGCAAGAAAATAAACAGAATGGAAATGAAGTGCAATGGTTAGATGTTGATGTTTTAGAGTGACACAATCAGGTAAGAGCaccaaacatcacacaaatacatTGCTAATACTTActaatgtttgtgctgttgtctTCCTACCAGAAATGATGTCACCTCCTGGAGGATGAGGTCATTGAGAAACTGGCTTTTCTTAGTTCAAGTGACATTACAAAAGACTGACAGAATGGAAAGTGATATTGAGGACACAGGAAAACCTTCTGTATATTTCCATATAAGAAATCAGTAGCTACCAATTAAAACACTATTCCCAAGAAACATTTTGATTAGAGAGGAAAAAACGTCTGTAATATTTCTTAAGAAGTTTAGAGGTTTAGAGCACCCAGAGACACCAAAGTAGTAAAAATGATTTCAAATGTACCCTTACGTTCACTTAATTCTGATATTgtgtgtacagtaaatatatatagagagaCATGCGTAGTATGACCCTTTTCCACTGAATATGACAAAGCTCAGCAGTTCATAAACAATGGAGTATGCATGCTTCATTCACAAACAGTTGAATACTGTAGTTTAATTAGATATGAAGTGAATTATCACCCACCTGATGAACAGAGAAGGAAAACTCCAGCTGTGATCAGCATGACGCTGAAGATGCAGGTCTGTCTGAaggacattgtgtgtgtgtctcaggatTAAAGTTGTGCTCTGTTAATGGAGAAAAGGCGAAAGGGAGAACATCTAAACCCAGGGGGAGTGTATCCCATCCCATTTGGTCTCATCAGTCACCAATCAATGCTTTTCTTGGGGCGTGAATGTACGTACGTCAATGTAAATGCACAGAGTTTGATGCTATGTGTGTTCAAGCAAAAGAAAAATCCATTTATGCTATTTTATATGATTTTACACATTTTGAGTGTCCCTACAGGAGCTTCTATAAACCAGACGTGATGTTATGGTAGGTTTTTAACATAGATAGGTAATAGATAACGTATTCTTCATCTACTAATGAACATTTTACAGATTATTTGTATTTAtgccacatttttttaaatactgtttatacacacctgtttttctttttttgttttttttgcaatagCCTATTACAATCTTTACAAAACGCTTTCCAAGGTAAGAACTTTATTGAACTTTAAGTGGACAAGGTACTGTTTTCATTTAAGACGTTTAGTTAACAAACACATCTAATGGCATTGTATATCTAAGGATTGGAGTATATGACCTGTCACATGTTTTCCCCTCTAAACTCTGGGATGAACATATGCTGCTTGGATATGCATTTGAACTATAAATGCCAACAGATGGCAGTGTGAGACAAAACAGTGTCACAAAAAGAATGGTTAATTGCTTTAGAGTTAATCATAACCACTTGGAAGGCTATAAGAAAGATTTTCGATCAGTTTTGAATGGTAAAAtttgtttaattatgtataacagatgtttaaattgtgttgtgttaatttgatgtttattgtaaattggtatatgtctcatcactgtcacgactgctatgttgatcggaactgcacccaagaatttcacacaccattgcacttgtgtatatggctgtgtgacaataaagtgatttgatttgatttgatttgataaaaacATTGATATAAGCTGAATTTACCATGCATCTCCTTTGCTACTAAGTGCTTTACCACTTTTCATACTATCCAGCTTTAGAATAGCCACTGTGAACAGTATTTCCATGCACTTGTATGAATTGAGGCTCAAACTAACAGAACTTTAACAATGATCATCCCAGCCTCTCTTCATGTTATTACTTCTAGCATTTCAGCCACAGTTAGCACACGTACACTGACCAATGGCAACTGCTGGTTTACAATGCCAGTTCCAATCCGATAGGCTGGCATAACGCAACTTGTGGTCGTCGGGGAATGTACCCGTACTGGGCTGAgctacactggatttgacaaagtttaGCAGGCTATGTGAACTGGCCTGTACTTGTTCCTTCTGGATGAAAAGATACTCTGATTGCAAAGTCTACACACAATCTGTACAAGTCATTATGATTACAGCCTAATGTTTCACAGACAACTACATGTCCATTGGCTCTCTTGTGGTGGTTACTAGGATGAATCAGTCATGgtagtctttcacatagcacgaCTTAGTTTCCCACGAGGATGGAGCCAATCTACAGCAATAAACTAACTTAATTACCTTTACAGATTTTCCTAAATGTGTTGAATGACTCAACTGTTCTGTTATGTGATGCACACAGTGATATGTAGACTATCAGATCCCTACTGTTGTTTAGATTTGGCTCTTTATGTCTCTAAAAGTGACAgtgtattaaaataaaagtagACTCCGTGGTGTGTTAATGCAGCAAGTAAAAGCAGTCTACAGTTTACTGTTGTGtaactagggttgccaactgtctgCTATTAGCAGGGGACGTTCCATATTTTGGCCGAAACGAAGACATGCCCTATGGGGCGCCTATTATCCTGTATTTAAGCGGCGAATTGCTGGAGTGGATGTGTGTTTTCAGTACAGTTCGGTACAGTACAGGTCACGGGGTCCTCGCAGCAGTGGCGGCAACATGTCAGAGCGTGTTAAGTCATTTACTGTGCAAGAGATTTAACACTTCTTTCCAGTCACTTCCACTCTGAGCCGCCTGGATTGTGTTTGCACAGAACAGAGGAACGGTTCACATTAAGCTGCTTTTTTATATGAACATTAGTGccaaagacattattttgaaatgatgacataaaaagtaatctcataattatgatttaatatctcataacagatttatttcataattttgaaaATTATTCATTTACATCTCATAATTACGACTTACCAAAGTCATTTAAGTGGTGGAAATGGGCTTCCGTACACATTTCTCACATTCAGATCTCAGAAATTCATATCTTAAACAAACTAGGCCAAAGGTCAAGCAAAACTGGCTTATGTACTTGCGGCACCCAGTGGTCATCGTATTTATTAAGAAGTGAACATTGGCCAAGATTAATgaataaaatgttcaaattcaagAAATCAAGAATTCTGGAAAATTTGAAAGTCAGCCGTCTAGTTGTGCAGACATTGAAATCACGTTCTTGCGTTACTGCAAATGTCTGTGTCATTAAGCTGGAGGTTTTCAAAATATGTCGACAATTTAACTAACCTgaactaacttgctcagcaatattctcttgaaACTGTTTCTCCGGAATATCAGGtctgaaaagcacatttttatgCTAATGTCTGCTGTAGTGCCGCTGAGAATGCAACTTGTGCTTGTGTTGCCTTATAAATTGAACTTTGATGTATTTTGGCACATACTTGTGCATGGTATGTTTAGTGGCCTTAAAAGCACAAGATGTTTGTGCACCTCTTGTCGAGTGGCGTCATGCTGAATTCCccagctgtttaaaaaaaaaactctgttctAGAATTATTAGTACCTTTAGGCGTTTTGTTCATCTGCTCCCAGCGGTTCTGACCAGTGAATCTGCTGAGATATCAAATAAACGTGCGACTTGTATTTGTCCCAGGTCACTTTTGGGTGTTCTACCAGTGGGATACATGACAAACAAGTTTGTGTGCAGTTATACAGCTGTGTTACTTGCTGTGATGCCTCATATCTGCCCAGCGTGAACTTTAATGAAGAAACCCATCAGTCCCACTGGCTGGAGGCCAATTGCTTAAGTTGTCCTGATCGGATTTAGACACTCACTATCCAGAACAGCCGGTGAGACCTCACCAAGCacttcctaaccctaaccctgttcAGGATGTCAAAGTGAATGCTGCTTTCATCAgtgaaagcaaaataaaaaaaaaaagctaaactaaACTTTACTAAGATAATAATAGAACATTTTTCACATCAACCTAGCAGTCTTTAAAAAAGGTAAGAATTTACAGAAGCTTCCCAGCAAGTCTCTCCATACAGGGTTAAAGGTAAATCACAGGTTTGAGGTTCACGGAGGTCAAGAGAGCTTTAGGTGTATGTCACCTTTCTGACCCGTGTCGCCCTGATGGGGTCATGACATATGGGTGTTTATTTACAGAGGGAAAGCCACTGGTTTCTAAGGGTtacatgtgttaaaaaaaaataaaaactgagtgTAAGTAAATGAACAGAGGATGCTGGGAAACTTGTAAAATTGTGAAGGATAGTCAGGTGAAAGTTCTAGCATGAAGGTCCCAGCAAATACTGGATGGTCAACTTCACCAAAGTTGAACTTAAAACATGCAAGCGCTTCCTTTACACTAATATATTCAGTTACGTCATCAGTGTTACATGCAGTAAGCGTTTTGGTCATTTATTATCTGAAGGTCTTTAGATTATGGAAGGCCAATTTATATTTTAAGGTTCCCAGCGTTGCACAtcataactgcattttcactagtaaaaattccaattacagagctctagaATTGAATTGTGACTAGTAAAGATTCTAATTACAAAGTTCTAGAATTGAATTGTCACTAGTAAAAATTCTAATTATAGAGCTCTAGAATTGAATTGTGACTAGTaaaaattccaattacagagctctagaATTGAATTGTCACTAGTAAAAATTCTAATTATAGAGCTCTAGAATTGAATTGTGACTAGTAAAGATTCTAATTACAAAGTTCTAGAATTGAATTGTCACTAGTAAAAATTCTAATTATAGAGCTCTAGAATTGAATTTTCACTAGTGACAATTCTAATTACAAAGCTCTAGaattgaattttcactagtaaaaattcTAATTATAGAGCTCAGAATTTTATTGTCACTAGTAACAATTCTAATTACAAAGCTCTAGAATTGAATTGTCActagtaaaaaatttaattacagagctctagaATTGAATTGTCAGTAGTAAAAATTCTAATTATAGAGCTCTAGAATTGAATTGTCACTAGTAAAAATTCTAATTACAGAGCTCTAGAATTGAATTGTGACTAGTaaaaattccaattacagagctctagaATTGAATTGTCACTAGTAAAAATTCTAATTATAGAGCTCTAGAATTGAATTGTGACTAGTAAAGATTCTAATTACAAAGTTCTAGAATTGAATTGTCACTAGTAAAAATTCTAATTATAGAGCTCTAGAATTGAATTGTGACTAGTaaaaattccaattacagagctctagaATTGAATTGTCACTAGTAAAAATTCTAATTATAGAGCTCTAGAATTGAATTGTGACTAGTAAAGATTCTAATTACAAAGTTCTAGAATTGAATTGTCACTAGTAAAAATTCTAATTATAGAGCTCTAGAATTGAATTTTCACTAGTGACAATTCTAATTACAAAGCTCTAGaattgaattttcactagtaaaaattcTAATTATAGAGCTCAGAATTTTATTGTCACTAGTAACAATTCTAATTACAAAGCTCTAGAATTGAATTGTCActagtaaaaaatttaattacagagctctagaATTGAATTGTCAGTAGTAAAAATTCTAATTATAGAGCTCTAGAATTGAATTGTCACTAGTAAAAATTCTAATTACAGAGCTCTAGAATTTAATTGTCAGTAGTAAAAATTCAAATTTCACAGCTCTAGAATTGAACTCTCACtagtaaaaatactaattaaagaGCTATAGAATTGAATTGTCACtagtaaaaatactaattaaagaGCTATAGAATTGAATTGTCACTAGTAAAAATTCTAATTAAAGACCTATAGAATTGAATTGTCACtagtaaaaatactaattaaagaGCTATAGAATTGAATTGTCACTAGTAAAAATTCTAATTAAAGACCTATAGAATTGAATTGTCACtagtaaaaatactaattaaagaGCTATAGAATTGAATTGTCACtagtaaaaatactaattaaagaGCTATAGAATTGAATTGTCACTAGTAAAAATTCTAATTAAAGACCTATAGAATTGAATTGTCACtagtaaaaatactaattaaagaGCTATAGAATTGAATTGTCACTAGTAAAAATTCTAATTAAAGACCTATAGAATTGAATTGTCACtagtaaaaatactaattaaagaGCTATAGAATTGAATTGTCACtagtaaaaatactaattaaagaGCTATATAATTGAATTGTCACTAGTAAAAATTCTAATTAAAGACCTATAGAATTGAATTGTCACTAGTaaaaattccaattacagagctctagaATTGAATTGTCACTAATAAAATTCTAAACACAGAGCTCTAGAATTGATATGTCACTAGTAAAAATTACCGGTAAACTCCTGAATAGAaacagtccagtatctcataCCAGTCATCGCTTGATAAAATTCTAGCCCAACGGTTGAAAAAATGGAGgggaaaaaacagctttctcaacaaaaaaaataaaataaaaattatagtaTTCTTGCATCTATTTGTGGATTTGTACACATGTGATTTCTTGgacagtaaaacttttttttatgtttttgatcg comes from the Myxocyprinus asiaticus isolate MX2 ecotype Aquarium Trade chromosome 15, UBuf_Myxa_2, whole genome shotgun sequence genome and includes:
- the LOC127453208 gene encoding gamma-glutamylcyclotransferase-like isoform X2 — encoded protein: MSFRQTCIFSVMLITAGVFLLCSSVPLPTEASDMKNRTDQENGSTFLYFAYGSNLLKERLQLKNPSATIYCVARLKDYKLVFGNHKGLLSLRWHGGVATIEHSPGDEVWGVVWRMNMSDLESLDSQENVMMGTYSPTEVSVSSSGLDLNCRTYIMNSCVYAPPSPQYLQVIVMGAEQNGLPEEYQEKLKSIETNKYEGSLPVMKELEKAMKTSKERTEEILSDD
- the LOC127453208 gene encoding gamma-glutamylcyclotransferase-like isoform X1, producing MPEMRYKRFRMELRSKQAIRSAGLLTVIPQQFFPLPFPHPVPPLLILILILILLVPLPTEASDMKNRTDQENGSTFLYFAYGSNLLKERLQLKNPSATIYCVARLKDYKLVFGNHKGLLSLRWHGGVATIEHSPGDEVWGVVWRMNMSDLESLDSQENVMMGTYSPTEVSVSSSGLDLNCRTYIMNSCVYAPPSPQYLQVIVMGAEQNGLPEEYQEKLKSIETNKYEGSLPVMKELEKAMKTSKERTEEILSDD
- the LOC127453208 gene encoding gamma-glutamylcyclotransferase-like isoform X3, coding for MKNRTDQENGSTFLYFAYGSNLLKERLQLKNPSATIYCVARLKDYKLVFGNHKGLLSLRWHGGVATIEHSPGDEVWGVVWRMNMSDLESLDSQENVMMGTYSPTEVSVSSSGLDLNCRTYIMNSCVYAPPSPQYLQVIVMGAEQNGLPEEYQEKLKSIETNKYEGSLPVMKELEKAMKTSKERTEEILSDD